Proteins encoded together in one Pseudomonas sp. Seg1 window:
- a CDS encoding EAL domain-containing protein — protein sequence MPRLASVLFLLSLMIWTATADALTLTDEERSWLAAHPDLRLGVDASWPPFEFRDDQARYQGLAADYIDVIRQRLAIKLTPIEPVSWTVVLEQVKAGKIDLLPGIMSTPERQTYLSFTRPYLDFPIVILAHVGGAQPRKLEDLYGLKIAVVENYAPHELLRTHHPDLNLVAMPNVSSALQALATDEVDAVVGDLASSVWSLRQLKLDGLYVSGETPYRYQLAMGVPRDNKVLAGILDKVLADMTPEEISSIQEHWVGNVLDHRTFWSDLLIYGLPGLLLLVIILAVVIRINRRLSSEIARRIDLEQELRSSEYHYRGLVESLSAIAWEARMSDFTYSYVSPHAEDLLGYPLSHWLIPGFWRNIIHPADLTRAQSFCDHEVLAGRDHSLDYRVITADGRCLWVRDIVSLIEHGHEPVMRGLMIDISETKRTEEALRLSEQKFASVFQQCPDILVIARLSDGCLLEVNEAFEEQIGLKAEEVIGQTATELNIWGIPGVGPGLLQRLQAGSIRNLEMPFRRNNGQVFTGLISAEPFDLDTTPALVVVVRDITQLKETQQQLQTSEEKFAKAFHASPDGLLLSRQSDGLLLEVNEGFSRITGFNSAMSVDRSALDLGIWVNLNERKQMLDLLHRDGFVRDFSCHIRRSDGQIRLCEVSARPLPIGEEDCMLTIARDITERHLMQEKLQQAATVFESTAEGVLITDTQQHISAVNRAFTEITGYTESEALGHTPRLLASGLHDSAFYAAMWHQLTDEGHWQGEISNRRKNGELYPSWLTISAVRNRDKFITHFVAVFADISSLKHAQAKLDYQAHHDPLTGLPNRTLFESRLLMALNSQQENGGQGAVLFLDLDRFKHINDSLGHPVGDLLLKGIAVRLKEQLRDIDTVARLGGDEFIILLPGLQQASDADNIALKLLNCFGAPFQAGEHEFFISASIGTSLYPRDGCDVATLVKNADAAMYRSKAKGRNRVESYTRDLTAQAIERVALEHELRRAIERDELFLYYQPKISLDDHRLVGAEALIRWRHPTFGEVPPEHFIPLAEENGMILQIGDWVLETACRQMFEWGQIYDSLGPLSVNLAGAQLRQPNLLGRIEQLLKENRLRPDLLQLEITENFIMSQAEEALAVLHQLKHLGVQLAIDDFGTGYSSLSYLKRLPLDILKIDQSFVRGLPDDPHDAAIVRAIIALGRSMQFTVIAEGVETRAQQQFLAAEGCEQIQGYIVSLPLPPEEFAATFLRVTVSDYSDSTAEKPSL from the coding sequence ATGCCCAGATTGGCGTCCGTGCTTTTTTTGCTGTCACTGATGATCTGGACCGCAACGGCTGACGCGCTGACTCTGACCGATGAAGAACGTAGCTGGCTGGCGGCTCATCCGGACTTGCGCCTGGGTGTAGATGCGTCGTGGCCGCCCTTCGAGTTTCGCGATGACCAGGCGCGTTATCAGGGGCTCGCGGCTGACTATATCGATGTGATTCGCCAACGGCTGGCGATCAAGCTCACCCCCATCGAGCCGGTGAGCTGGACGGTGGTGCTGGAGCAGGTAAAAGCAGGCAAGATCGACCTGCTGCCGGGCATCATGTCTACTCCGGAACGCCAGACCTACCTGTCATTCACCCGTCCCTATCTCGACTTCCCGATCGTCATTCTGGCCCACGTCGGTGGCGCCCAACCGCGCAAACTCGAAGATCTGTACGGTTTGAAGATCGCCGTGGTGGAAAACTATGCACCCCACGAGTTGCTGCGCACCCATCACCCGGATCTGAACCTGGTGGCCATGCCTAACGTCAGTTCGGCGTTACAGGCATTGGCAACCGATGAAGTGGATGCCGTGGTGGGCGACCTTGCTTCCAGTGTCTGGAGTCTGCGCCAACTGAAACTCGACGGCTTGTATGTCAGCGGCGAAACCCCGTATCGCTACCAACTGGCAATGGGCGTGCCCCGGGACAACAAAGTGCTGGCGGGGATTCTGGACAAAGTCCTCGCCGACATGACCCCGGAGGAAATCAGCAGCATCCAAGAACATTGGGTGGGCAACGTTCTCGATCATCGGACATTCTGGTCTGATCTGCTGATTTACGGCCTGCCCGGCCTGTTGCTGCTGGTGATCATTCTGGCAGTGGTCATCCGCATCAACCGGCGCTTGAGTTCGGAAATTGCCCGACGTATCGACCTCGAACAGGAACTGCGCAGCAGCGAATATCACTATCGCGGTCTGGTAGAGAGCCTGTCGGCCATTGCCTGGGAAGCGCGGATGAGCGACTTCACCTACAGCTATGTCTCTCCGCATGCCGAAGATCTGCTCGGCTACCCACTGTCGCATTGGCTGATTCCGGGGTTCTGGCGCAACATCATCCATCCCGCCGACCTGACCCGCGCCCAAAGCTTCTGTGATCACGAAGTGTTGGCGGGACGCGATCACAGCCTCGATTACCGGGTGATCACCGCCGATGGTCGCTGCTTGTGGGTACGCGACATCGTCAGCCTGATCGAGCACGGCCATGAACCGGTGATGCGCGGGTTGATGATCGACATCAGCGAAACCAAGCGCACCGAAGAAGCGTTGCGGCTGTCGGAGCAGAAATTCGCCTCGGTCTTTCAGCAATGCCCGGACATTCTGGTGATCGCACGGCTGTCCGACGGCTGCCTGCTGGAGGTCAACGAAGCCTTTGAGGAACAGATCGGACTGAAAGCAGAAGAGGTCATCGGTCAGACAGCCACCGAGCTGAACATCTGGGGCATTCCCGGCGTGGGTCCGGGCCTGTTGCAGCGTTTGCAGGCCGGCAGCATCCGCAACCTGGAGATGCCCTTTCGCCGCAACAACGGTCAGGTGTTTACCGGCCTGATCTCCGCCGAACCCTTCGACCTCGATACCACGCCAGCCTTGGTGGTGGTGGTGCGTGACATCACTCAGCTCAAGGAAACCCAACAGCAACTGCAAACCTCGGAAGAGAAGTTTGCCAAGGCCTTTCATGCTTCGCCGGACGGCTTGCTGCTATCGCGCCAGAGTGACGGATTGCTGCTGGAGGTCAACGAAGGTTTCAGCCGCATCACCGGGTTCAACAGCGCCATGTCGGTCGACCGCTCGGCGCTGGACCTGGGGATCTGGGTCAACCTCAACGAACGCAAACAGATGCTCGACCTGCTGCACCGTGACGGCTTCGTTCGCGATTTCAGCTGCCATATTCGCCGTAGCGACGGGCAGATCCGCCTCTGCGAAGTATCCGCCCGGCCGCTACCGATCGGCGAAGAAGACTGCATGCTGACCATCGCCCGCGATATCACCGAACGTCATCTGATGCAGGAAAAGCTGCAACAGGCCGCCACGGTATTCGAGAGCACTGCCGAAGGCGTATTGATCACCGATACCCAGCAGCACATCAGCGCCGTCAACCGTGCTTTCACCGAGATCACCGGCTACACGGAAAGCGAAGCCCTCGGCCACACCCCACGCCTGCTCGCCTCGGGCCTGCACGACAGCGCGTTTTATGCGGCGATGTGGCACCAATTGACCGACGAAGGTCACTGGCAAGGCGAGATATCCAACCGACGCAAGAACGGCGAGCTGTATCCGAGCTGGCTGACCATCAGCGCCGTGCGTAACCGCGACAAGTTCATCACGCATTTTGTCGCCGTGTTTGCTGACATCTCCAGCCTCAAGCACGCCCAGGCGAAACTCGATTATCAGGCTCACCATGACCCACTCACGGGCCTGCCGAACCGGACGCTGTTCGAAAGCCGCCTGTTGATGGCGCTGAACAGTCAGCAGGAAAATGGCGGTCAGGGTGCCGTGCTGTTTCTCGATCTTGATCGCTTCAAACACATCAACGACAGCCTCGGTCACCCGGTCGGCGACTTGCTGCTCAAAGGCATCGCGGTGCGCCTGAAAGAACAACTGCGCGACATCGACACCGTCGCCCGCCTGGGCGGTGATGAGTTCATCATCCTGTTGCCCGGCCTGCAGCAGGCCAGCGACGCCGATAACATCGCGCTGAAACTGCTCAATTGTTTCGGGGCCCCCTTCCAGGCCGGCGAGCACGAGTTTTTCATCAGTGCCAGCATCGGCACCAGCCTCTACCCACGCGACGGCTGCGACGTGGCCACGTTGGTGAAAAACGCCGACGCGGCGATGTATCGCTCCAAAGCCAAAGGCCGCAACCGGGTCGAGAGCTACACTCGCGACCTCACCGCGCAAGCCATCGAACGCGTGGCACTGGAGCACGAACTGCGTCGAGCCATCGAACGCGATGAATTGTTCCTCTACTACCAACCGAAAATCAGCCTCGACGATCACCGCCTGGTCGGCGCCGAAGCGCTGATCCGCTGGCGGCATCCGACTTTTGGCGAAGTGCCGCCAGAGCACTTCATTCCACTGGCCGAAGAGAACGGCATGATCCTGCAGATCGGTGATTGGGTGCTGGAGACCGCGTGCCGACAAATGTTCGAGTGGGGCCAGATCTACGACAGCCTTGGGCCGCTGTCCGTCAACCTCGCAGGTGCCCAACTGCGTCAACCGAACCTGCTCGGACGCATCGAGCAACTGCTCAAGGAAAACCGCTTGAGGCCCGATTTACTGCAACTGGAAATTACCGAGAATTTCATCATGAGTCAGGCCGAAGAGGCGCTGGCGGTGCTGCACCAACTCAAGCACCTCGGTGTACAACTGGCAATCGACGACTTCGGCACAGGTTACTCCTCACTCAGTTACCTCAAGCGCCTGCCGCTGGACATCCTCAAAATCGACCAGTCATTCGTCCGCGGACTGCCCGATGACCCCCACGACGCAGCGATTGTCCGCGCCATCATTGCACTGGGCCGGAGCATGCAATTCACCGTGATCGCCGAGGGTGTGGAAACCCGGGCGCAACAACAATTCCTCGCCGCCGAAGGCTGCGAACAGATCCAGGGCTACATCGTCAGCCTGCCGTTACCGCCGGAAGAATTCGCCGCAACATTTCTTCGTGTAACCGTATCGGATTATTCGGATAGCACAGCCGAGAAACCGTCGCTATAA
- a CDS encoding Lrp/AsnC family transcriptional regulator: MPDTRPPVLDEIDRQLIAALQINARESVAMLARQLGIARTTVTSRLARLEKTKVITGYGVRLGQRLVDGGLQAYVGIKVQPRSGKEVLRRLSAMAQVQQLCAVSGEFDYVAWLRTDSPEQLDQLLDQIGSVDGVEKTTTSIILSSKIDRGQPV, encoded by the coding sequence TTGCCAGACACCCGCCCGCCCGTACTTGATGAAATCGACCGTCAGTTGATCGCTGCCCTGCAGATCAACGCCCGCGAGAGCGTGGCCATGCTCGCTCGGCAGTTGGGCATTGCGCGTACCACCGTGACTTCGCGGTTGGCGCGGCTGGAAAAGACCAAAGTCATCACCGGTTATGGCGTTCGCCTCGGTCAGCGTTTGGTCGATGGCGGGTTGCAGGCGTATGTCGGGATCAAGGTGCAGCCGCGTTCCGGCAAGGAAGTGTTGCGTCGCTTGAGTGCGATGGCGCAGGTGCAGCAATTGTGTGCGGTGAGTGGCGAATTTGATTATGTGGCGTGGTTGCGCACCGATTCGCCGGAGCAGCTGGATCAGTTGCTGGATCAGATCGGGAGTGTGGATGGGGTGGAGAAGACGACGACTTCGATCATTTTGAGTAGCAAGATTGATCGGGGGCAGCCGGTTTGA